The following are encoded together in the Gammaproteobacteria bacterium genome:
- a CDS encoding DNA-directed RNA polymerase subunit alpha yields the protein MQGSVSEFLKPRSVHVQTTDARRAKITIEPLERGFGHTLGNALRRILLSSMPGAAVTEVEIEGVLHEYTTIEGVQEDVIEILLNLKGLSIQMHERDEAELTLRKKGPGPVLASDIELSHDVEIVNADHVIAHLTKVGELNMTLKVARGRGYQPAVGRTGPGDEDRPIGKLQVDASFSPVSRVSYVVESARVEQRTDLDKLVLELETNGSIDAEKAVRRAAEILRDQLSVFVDLEGSGESESARPDAEIDPILLRPVDDLELTVRAANCLKAENIYYIGDLIQRTEVELLKTPNLGKKSLTEIKDVLASNGLSLGMRLENWPPPGLHESGKETASA from the coding sequence ATGCAAGGCTCGGTATCTGAGTTTTTAAAACCCCGTTCGGTCCACGTTCAGACGACAGACGCTCGCCGCGCGAAAATCACCATCGAGCCGCTGGAAAGGGGCTTCGGGCATACGCTGGGGAACGCGCTGCGGCGCATTTTGTTGTCCTCCATGCCGGGCGCTGCGGTTACGGAAGTGGAGATCGAGGGGGTGTTGCACGAATACACCACCATCGAAGGGGTGCAGGAAGACGTGATTGAGATCCTGCTCAACCTGAAGGGGCTGTCCATTCAGATGCACGAGCGCGATGAAGCGGAGCTGACCCTGAGAAAGAAGGGCCCCGGTCCGGTGCTGGCCAGTGACATTGAGCTCAGTCACGACGTGGAAATCGTCAACGCCGATCACGTTATCGCCCACCTTACCAAGGTGGGTGAGTTGAACATGACACTCAAGGTGGCCCGGGGCCGGGGTTATCAGCCCGCTGTGGGCCGGACGGGTCCCGGGGACGAGGATCGTCCCATCGGCAAGTTGCAGGTGGATGCCTCCTTCAGTCCCGTGAGCCGCGTCTCCTACGTGGTGGAAAGCGCGCGGGTGGAACAGCGCACTGACCTGGACAAATTGGTGTTGGAGCTGGAGACCAATGGCAGCATCGACGCCGAGAAGGCGGTGCGTCGGGCCGCGGAAATACTGCGCGACCAACTCTCGGTGTTTGTCGATCTGGAGGGCAGCGGGGAGTCGGAGTCGGCCCGGCCGGATGCTGAGATCGATCCTATCCTGTTGCGTCCGGTTGACGATTTGGAGCTGACGGTGCGCGCCGCCAACTGTCTGAAAGCCGAAAACATCTACTACATCGGCGATTTGATTCAACGCACCGAAGTGGAGTTGTTGAAAACGCCCAATCTGGGCAAGAAGTCTCTTACTGAGATCAAGGACGTCCTCGCGTCCAACGGGCTGTCCCTGGGCATGCGCCTGGAAAACTGGCCGCCGCCCGGGTTGCACGAGTCCGGCAAGGAAACCGCCTCCGCCTGA